GCTACCATCCCACCACCGTCATCATCAGCGCGGCTACCATCCCCACCACCACGTACACTGCCACATCCGCCACCACATCCACCATAGTAATATCCCGGGTGGTAAGAGCTTCGTCCACCACTTCCTTTACATCGACACGCCCGCATTCTCTGTCCTTGCTTAGCATTCTGATTGACACGCCTATAGAGGCGGGACTCGTCTCGTTTAGCTCCGGCCTCCCTATACATCTCCATCAACACCTTGTTCGCTGCGTCTTTGGACTTTGCATCAACTACTAGTTCCGTTCTAAGCAACATCTCTATCGCTTCTCCACTCGAACCACATTTTAAATAAGCCTTCGCCATGCTTATTCCCGTTTGCCAAGCCAATACAAACGGCGGCGTTTCGTCTTCTATTCTTTTCAGAAACATCTCCATTGCCTCCACGTCAGGTACACTCGCGTAGGCCTTCAAAACGTTATTGTCCGTGAGAGTCTTGTCATGGACAACTCCGTTCTCCTCCATCTGCCTCAGAACCTCGTCGACCATGTTAGTTTCTCCAAGAAGGCCGTAGAGAGAGATCATCTTGTAGTAAGGGTTGGGTTTGGAGAGCAGATTCAGCTCCCTCATCTTCTGGTAAGTGGCTTCGGCTTCGTGTCGTGTTTTCTTGGATTTTGTGTAGAAGCTCAAGAGAGTGGTGTAAACAAAGTCGTCTTTCATGTTCTCGGGAATGCTTTTGAAGAAACTCTCTGCTTCACTCAACCCTGAATGAATCTCAATGAGATAAAGCCGAGATGCAACATCTTCAGTGCTTGGCTCAAAAACCCCTTGTTTAGTTATCCACTCTGAGACCTAAATACATCACCAAGAACAGATTTTGTAACAGGCCAGGAGCATAGTTAAATTAAGATTTGATGCTACAATTTTAGTTGTAAATTGtagcaaaaaataatttaggaTTTTATGCtacaattttagttttaaattgtagcaaaaaataattaagattttttATGCTACAAACTTAGTTTTAAATTGtagcaaaaaataattaaagatttTAACTAGGACATTGTGAAAAATTTATATGAAGAAAAAGGACACGAAGGCATTATAACACGTTTTTTAAAAGTGTCTTAATACCACTTTGTTCTGTAAGAGTTAGAACCGGTAGAAGAGAGGAAGTGGAGTGAGACCTGGAGGGCGTGGTCGTAACGCTGAGACTCGCAGAGAGCTTTGATGACGGCTCTTAGATCGGTAGGGCTTATTTCATTGCCTTGTTTCAGCCATTCGTTCAGAACAGGTGTAACCTTAACTCTCCATAGGAACGGGAACCTGTTCTCCACGGCCATGACCCGGCTATGTAAAGTGTCACTCAGCTTCGCCGACGTTAGGGTACGCAAGAACTGAGTCGGCTGTGGTTTCCTGAACAAGAGGAATCGTCTTGAGTATCGTCCAAGGCTTTGCATCTTTCTTTAATCGTTTTGAGATGCGgcgtgagagagagaggtaaGGCGAAAGGCTACGTGAGGCGGCGTATGCGGCGACAGAGTAAGGATTAAGCCCATTGGGTCCGGCGAGAGAAAAGAGCTCTCAAGTCGGTAAAATATGGGAggtgtttttcttctttttttagaaAGGGCCTTCTATTGAAATAAAGAGAATGAAAATGAGTTCAGCCCATTGGGTTGTTACATTCAGCCTACAGACTTTTAATAGATACGGGCCTAGGCCCAATTTACATCCAAAATGAATCTGAACCCATTAGACAGAGCAGTAGAGAGACGACATGTGTGCTAGAAAGATGAAGACAGAAAATGCGTAGAAGATCCAGAGCGCGTGGGAAATTAGAGAACCAGGCTAAACAAGTAGGAGAGCATATCAGAAGAAGCGGCTGGGGTTTGaataaattaatgtttttgttcCTGCGTCCTTTTCTATGAGACTATTTGGTAACATGTGTGAAGGTAACTTAATTAGACGCTAAAAATATTGGTTTTTTTCCTTTAGGAAGAACTGAAAAAGGGTTTATACGGTATCTAgccaaatttgaaaataaaattaggaCAATTATTTGGACATAATTAATAAACTAACATTTGTATCACATGTTAGTCAATTTTATTTGCAAATACCCTTTTAACAAAGGAAAAGAAATTACatctacaaagaaaaatatggaCAAGAATTAATGAGCACTATTCACCGTAGACAGGCTTTAAGACCACTTCCAATGGTGGATTTTAGTTGAGGTTCTAAAgagaaaaagggaaaaaaataaatcaaaaattatataattagataGAAGTAGAACCTCTATCTAAATAAGAGTTTGTAGGATTGGTAAACACCCCATACGTGGTTCATGCGTATTGGTTGTTATTTCATTTTACacaaaagggaaaacaaaatttCCCTTCTCTTTCTTCGATGgtggtttttttattttggggaAATCTGTTTATGATGTTGCCAAATCTTCAATCCGTGATGCATGATCCGCTTTTTCTGTTCAGAGCCTTAGTCCAGTTATTTTGATTGAGAGTTCatgtttacaatatattttaaaaatggtgCAAGTAAACTTGCCAGACCAAAGTGATTTGGTTGCTAAAGTTTCATTGGATTCAAAGTAGTGGCATTTACAATATAATCATCTACATGATAatgggttttaattttttagagaGCTCATTTCTCTATTCCTAAAAAAATgcttcaaagttttttttttcttctcagaAAGGTCTTAAAAATGCTTCAAAGCTGTTGATCAGCTAATTAATGTCTTCATGTAGAAAATCAATTGTTCAGGCTCTGTAGATGTAAGCGCAAGGCTGACCATGAGATTTTGGTAAAAGATTaagtaaatattttcattaaaaattattttataaatttagaaatCTATTTCAATATGATTTGAAGACAAATGCAAATGTTTCTTTGGCTTTGTCCATAACCATAAACCAGTCCTGTGTAAACGTatgagaaaaaaacattacaaaccCCAAAGGAGGAATGAAGTTGTTGACGACTTTCTAAAGACCTCTATATAGGACGCATGGGTCACACAATATA
The Raphanus sativus cultivar WK10039 chromosome 1, ASM80110v3, whole genome shotgun sequence DNA segment above includes these coding regions:
- the LOC108833409 gene encoding putative pentatricopeptide repeat-containing protein At1g43010; this encodes MQSLGRYSRRFLLFRKPQPTQFLRTLTSAKLSDTLHSRVMAVENRFPFLWRVKVTPVLNEWLKQGNEISPTDLRAVIKALCESQRYDHALQVSEWITKQGVFEPSTEDVASRLYLIEIHSGLSEAESFFKSIPENMKDDFVYTTLLSFYTKSKKTRHEAEATYQKMRELNLLSKPNPYYKMISLYGLLGETNMVDEVLRQMEENGVVHDKTLTDNNVLKAYASVPDVEAMEMFLKRIEDETPPFVLAWQTGISMAKAYLKCGSSGEAIEMLLRTELVVDAKSKDAANKVLMEMYREAGAKRDESRLYRRVNQNAKQGQRMRACRCKGSGGRSSYHPGYYYGGCGGGCGSVRGGGDGSRADDDGGGMVAALMMTVVGMVAALMMTVVGMVAALMITVVGMVAALMMVVVVSVLIMSVTVAADVVVVVVVDVVAGIESRKPSRESLVILSLR